A genomic window from Treponema maltophilum ATCC 51939 includes:
- a CDS encoding N-acetylneuraminate synthase family protein, whose amino-acid sequence MSETGGNRHTIVIAEIGTSHGGSLDKAKRLADAAAEAGADCIKFQWVYASEILHPDTGFVNLPGGKTRLYDRFTELETDSAFFEKMRDYVRSLKKTFMCSPFGEKSMHELFALRPDYIKIASPELNHYPLLKLLTELEQMLPAEKRIPVVLSSGVSKMKDIVKALELLKPLKQNVPEGFEPLSLLHCITSYPAPPEEYNLSLIPYYRRRFGIPSGVSDHSLDPKIVPVIAVMCGAQFIEKHITLERSGSGLDDPVALPPDRFALMTESVRRFEKLDFQSALKLANEEFGRKLVERVIGNGKKELAPSEKANYGRTNRSIHFMHDMKKGSVIGARDIAVLRTEKELSVGISPEYYEKLIGMTLTKDARSGEGLQREHVGTQLG is encoded by the coding sequence ATGAGTGAAACGGGCGGCAACAGACATACGATTGTCATCGCGGAAATAGGAACTTCGCACGGCGGCTCTTTGGATAAGGCAAAACGTTTGGCCGACGCCGCTGCCGAAGCCGGCGCCGACTGTATAAAATTCCAATGGGTCTATGCAAGCGAAATTCTGCACCCCGACACAGGCTTTGTAAATCTTCCCGGCGGCAAAACGCGGCTGTACGACCGCTTTACCGAACTCGAAACCGATTCCGCTTTTTTTGAAAAAATGCGCGATTACGTGCGTTCGCTCAAAAAAACGTTTATGTGTTCGCCCTTCGGCGAAAAATCGATGCACGAGCTGTTCGCGTTGCGCCCCGATTATATAAAAATCGCTTCTCCCGAATTGAATCACTACCCCTTGCTCAAATTGCTCACGGAACTTGAGCAAATGCTTCCGGCAGAAAAGCGGATCCCGGTCGTTCTTTCAAGCGGCGTTTCGAAAATGAAGGATATCGTAAAAGCCCTCGAGCTTTTGAAACCGCTCAAACAAAACGTACCGGAAGGGTTTGAGCCCCTGTCGCTTTTGCACTGCATTACCAGTTATCCGGCACCGCCTGAAGAATACAACCTTTCGCTTATTCCCTATTACCGACGCCGTTTCGGCATTCCCTCCGGCGTAAGCGACCATTCGCTCGATCCGAAAATCGTGCCGGTTATAGCGGTTATGTGCGGCGCGCAATTTATCGAAAAGCACATTACGCTTGAACGCAGCGGAAGCGGGCTTGACGATCCGGTTGCACTGCCGCCCGACCGTTTTGCCCTTATGACCGAAAGCGTGCGCCGCTTCGAAAAGCTCGATTTTCAATCGGCTTTAAAGCTTGCAAACGAAGAATTCGGGCGGAAACTTGTCGAACGGGTTATCGGAAACGGGAAAAAAGAACTCGCGCCGTCGGAAAAAGCAAATTACGGCAGAACGAACCGCTCGATCCACTTTATGCACGACATGAAAAAAGGAAGCGTCATCGGAGCGCGCGACATTGCCGTTTTGCGCACGGAAAAAGAACTTTCTGTCGGAATCTCGCCCGAATATTACGAAAAACTTATCGGTATGACTTTGACAAAGGATGCGCGCTCGGGCGAAGGCTTGCAACGGGAGCACGTCGGAACGCAGTTAGGTTAA
- a CDS encoding MGDG synthase family glycosyltransferase, translated as MRKFVCLYLNTGGGHRSSANVLKQVMESTHPDVSVELLNGFDSKNYLARFFFEKCYQLACNYFPGAWYITYEMGMHFWIQRLLNKILAPRTAWHLKRIIKKAQATDVVSFHFAMTPACVTALRRLGNKIPLTVIVTDPFTAPNAWFYEKNVQYFVFSDAVKKQAVEQCGVPEKNVRVVPFLLNPKFLVPLSVREESALREKHGIPVDKKVVLLAGGGEGLPNAVRIVQHFVRRKVPFTILVVCGKDEPTQKILELTAQLYSAIDLRPMGFISNMDEMIKLCDCAVIKAGPATLMEVLVSKKPVIISSYIHGQELGNMHFAVRSGAGWFIRDPEEICDKVCSLLSDDAYLRSVKRRVGALPLSTDVKQVADLLYSRSRA; from the coding sequence ATGCGAAAGTTCGTATGCTTATATTTAAATACCGGCGGCGGCCACCGATCGTCCGCAAATGTGCTGAAACAGGTTATGGAAAGCACGCATCCCGATGTTTCCGTCGAATTGCTGAACGGGTTCGATTCAAAAAATTACCTTGCGCGCTTTTTTTTCGAAAAATGCTATCAGCTTGCCTGCAATTATTTTCCGGGTGCGTGGTACATAACCTATGAAATGGGCATGCACTTTTGGATTCAACGCTTATTGAATAAGATTCTCGCACCGCGTACCGCATGGCATTTAAAGCGGATTATAAAAAAAGCGCAGGCGACCGACGTTGTGAGCTTCCATTTTGCGATGACGCCCGCGTGTGTTACTGCTTTACGCCGGCTGGGCAATAAGATTCCGCTTACCGTAATCGTTACCGATCCTTTTACCGCGCCGAACGCATGGTTTTATGAAAAAAACGTACAGTACTTTGTATTTTCGGATGCCGTAAAAAAACAGGCGGTTGAACAATGCGGCGTTCCCGAAAAAAACGTTCGCGTGGTTCCTTTCCTATTAAACCCCAAATTCCTTGTACCGCTTTCTGTGCGGGAAGAAAGCGCCCTGCGCGAAAAGCACGGGATTCCTGTCGATAAAAAAGTCGTACTGCTGGCAGGCGGCGGGGAAGGGCTTCCGAACGCGGTTCGCATCGTACAGCATTTTGTTCGCCGCAAGGTTCCGTTTACGATTTTGGTCGTTTGCGGTAAAGACGAACCGACGCAAAAAATCCTTGAGCTTACGGCGCAGCTTTATTCGGCAATCGATTTGCGCCCGATGGGCTTTATTTCAAATATGGACGAAATGATAAAACTCTGCGATTGCGCCGTTATAAAAGCCGGGCCGGCGACGCTTATGGAAGTGCTGGTTTCAAAAAAGCCGGTTATCATATCTTCGTACATACATGGCCAGGAATTGGGAAACATGCACTTTGCCGTTCGCAGCGGGGCGGGCTGGTTTATACGCGACCCCGAAGAAATTTGCGATAAGGTGTGCTCGCTGCTGTCCGACGATGCCTATTTACGCTCGGTAAAACGGCGTGTGGGCGCTTTGCCGCTTTCTACGGACGTAAAACAGGTTGCCGATTTGCTCTATAGCCGCAGTCGTGCGTGA
- a CDS encoding glycosyltransferase, with amino-acid sequence MRIAIVTECYVPEVNGIVYHIETLRKGLLEAGHQVLIVKPDFKVKRHCLENDILYTPAVKLKNMYDYSVSYPYSQTRLKLLKEWNPDIIHIHTEFSEGIFALYAGKKLHIPIVYTIHTMYYDYLHYLGILQNLPVVKKAVNWGVLKYTNASKAVICASTKMEDFLKQCNVTAPIYKIPNACVAGDFAESTLDERVMQKLKTDYGTEPEDLNVCFCGRIAEEKNLSFMLDYWKKIIEEIPNARLFIIGDGPSKADLEEKAKEIGIAESVVFTGKIAHELIKYYYHLCDAYLMTSLSENHSVSALEAVACGLPIVHIYDKINEEQYVQGVTGFVFNEIDELIKILKDIYDKNRKPKGNRLKDKIASFAARDDYKAMTAKIIDIYEKAVTDAAADAR; translated from the coding sequence ATGAGAATAGCGATTGTTACCGAATGTTATGTTCCCGAAGTAAACGGCATTGTCTACCATATCGAAACGCTGCGAAAGGGATTGCTGGAAGCGGGACACCAAGTCTTAATTGTAAAGCCCGATTTTAAGGTCAAACGCCATTGTCTTGAAAACGACATTCTTTATACTCCGGCGGTAAAACTTAAAAACATGTATGATTATTCCGTTTCCTATCCGTACAGTCAAACGCGGTTGAAACTTTTAAAGGAATGGAATCCCGACATTATTCACATTCACACAGAATTCAGCGAAGGCATATTCGCTTTGTATGCGGGCAAAAAACTGCATATACCGATAGTGTATACGATTCATACCATGTATTACGATTATCTTCACTATTTGGGAATTTTACAGAATTTGCCGGTGGTAAAAAAGGCCGTTAATTGGGGAGTTTTAAAATATACGAATGCGTCAAAAGCCGTTATCTGCGCTTCGACAAAAATGGAAGATTTTCTAAAACAGTGTAATGTAACGGCGCCCATCTATAAAATCCCGAATGCCTGCGTCGCCGGCGATTTTGCCGAATCGACGCTTGATGAAAGGGTGATGCAAAAATTAAAAACCGATTACGGTACCGAACCCGAAGATTTAAACGTATGCTTTTGCGGCCGTATCGCCGAAGAAAAAAATCTTTCGTTTATGCTGGATTATTGGAAAAAAATTATAGAAGAAATTCCGAATGCCCGATTGTTTATAATCGGCGACGGACCTTCCAAAGCCGACTTGGAAGAAAAGGCGAAAGAAATCGGAATAGCCGAATCGGTCGTTTTTACGGGAAAAATAGCGCATGAACTGATAAAATATTATTACCATTTATGCGATGCCTATCTTATGACTTCTTTGTCGGAAAACCACTCGGTGTCCGCTCTTGAAGCCGTTGCCTGCGGGCTCCCGATTGTCCATATTTACGACAAAATAAACGAAGAACAATATGTTCAGGGTGTAACCGGATTCGTGTTCAACGAAATCGATGAACTTATTAAAATATTAAAAGATATTTATGATAAAAACCGTAAACCGAAAGGCAATCGCTTAAAAGATAAAATTGCCTCTTTTGCGGCACGGGACGATTACAAAGCCATGACCGCAAAAATTATCGATATTTATGAAAAAGCCGTAACGGATGCCGCGGCGGATGCACGATAA
- the hisS gene encoding histidine--tRNA ligase, which translates to MATLIQPKILKGFRDFLPDAEIKRALLIEKLTAAFRSYGFVPIDTPALEYSEILLRKSDGETEKQVFRFTDNGGRDVALRFDLTVPFARFIAEHKDELYFPFKRYHIAKVWRGEKPQAGRYREFVQCDFDIVGSDSACADFEILSLMQYALACIGVENIKIRISHRGMFNAFLAKRQLSAQSEAILRTVDKLSKIGKDETFSQLAGITGSTENAEAVFAYISGSSDFESTLSLMESLAGKEAESDAKRMREIYTYIKEAGMEKRIVLDPSITRGLDYYTGLVYETFLDSLPSIGSVCSGGRYDNLAGLYMKDKISGVGASIGLDRLIAALDETGDAQKQKGFLDAEIFCTDESLIAYYQKIARILRSSNVSAEVFPEAKKMNQQYAAAEKKCVPFGIFADTAQAQKNLLTLKNLATREQYESLTVHEAAAKIKAHCGT; encoded by the coding sequence ATGGCTACACTTATACAACCGAAAATATTAAAAGGCTTTAGAGATTTTTTGCCGGATGCGGAAATCAAGCGCGCTTTATTAATCGAAAAGCTTACCGCCGCCTTCCGTTCATACGGCTTTGTACCGATCGATACGCCGGCTTTGGAATATTCCGAGATTTTGCTCCGAAAAAGCGACGGCGAAACCGAAAAGCAGGTTTTCCGCTTTACCGATAACGGCGGGCGCGACGTCGCGCTCAGATTCGATTTAACCGTTCCCTTCGCCCGCTTTATTGCCGAACATAAAGACGAATTGTATTTTCCGTTTAAGCGCTACCATATTGCAAAGGTATGGCGCGGAGAAAAACCGCAAGCCGGCCGTTACCGCGAATTCGTTCAGTGCGACTTCGACATTGTCGGTTCCGATTCGGCATGTGCCGATTTTGAAATCCTTTCGCTCATGCAGTATGCGCTTGCATGCATCGGCGTGGAAAACATAAAAATCCGCATAAGTCACCGCGGCATGTTCAACGCGTTTTTGGCAAAGCGGCAGCTGAGCGCTCAAAGCGAAGCGATTTTGCGTACGGTCGATAAGTTAAGCAAAATCGGCAAAGACGAAACCTTTTCGCAGCTTGCCGGCATAACGGGAAGCACGGAAAACGCCGAAGCGGTTTTTGCCTATATTTCCGGTTCCTCCGATTTTGAAAGCACGCTTTCCCTTATGGAAAGCCTTGCAGGTAAAGAAGCCGAAAGCGATGCAAAGCGCATGAGAGAGATTTACACGTATATAAAAGAAGCCGGCATGGAAAAACGTATCGTGCTCGATCCGTCGATTACGCGCGGGCTTGACTATTACACGGGCTTGGTATATGAAACATTTTTAGACAGCCTGCCGTCCATCGGTTCGGTGTGTTCGGGCGGCCGCTACGATAATTTGGCAGGCTTATACATGAAGGATAAAATAAGCGGGGTCGGCGCATCGATCGGCTTGGACCGCTTAATTGCCGCCCTCGACGAAACGGGAGATGCGCAAAAGCAAAAGGGCTTTTTGGATGCCGAAATTTTTTGTACCGACGAAAGCCTTATCGCCTATTACCAAAAAATCGCGCGTATTTTGCGTTCTTCAAACGTATCGGCGGAAGTATTCCCCGAAGCGAAAAAAATGAATCAGCAGTATGCGGCGGCAGAAAAAAAATGCGTTCCCTTCGGTATTTTTGCCGACACGGCGCAGGCGCAAAAAAATCTTCTTACGCTTAAAAATCTTGCGACGCGCGAACAGTACGAAAGCCTTACGGTACACGAAGCCGCGGCAAAGATAAAAGCTCATTGCGGAACATAA
- a CDS encoding glycosyltransferase, with protein MHDNKRLLFLYLDTGNGHAQPARELARQCAGKSGIEIFLRHGFAPSNKFQRFFYESLYSLSMRYLRPAYSLFYEATKPRVVLRVLAFLLARRNRAYMEELIRSLDITEIVCFHFAVTPIIVAALKSLHKKLPLTVIVTDPFTAHPAWFLYGEYDFVDVRYVVFSEQMKLQAHKTYGIRSCRVFPFITAPDFFARRAVPADAPAYDRACTGGGGNAAVDAAAGIAEATGIADSADAHAFKVLISGGGEGLSCAEKLVRLFIRDFMRGTRDGSVRVEKSGVRAGRVELSVVCGRNRPQKRRLDALHAKYLDFPLRIYGFVDNMSELLLEADCHISKAGASTVFEAQAAAKPLILTDYVHGQELGNVRYVVQTGRGRFIRKSSDVLAAVYDLARTSQTDIPAADRTSGRKSLAGGIRGRIDDTVGTRIEAVGGGAADQSRPSLADFILHTACSRRSLLFPYPHTE; from the coding sequence ATGCACGATAATAAGCGGCTGTTATTTTTATACCTCGATACGGGAAATGGTCATGCGCAGCCGGCACGGGAATTGGCACGGCAGTGCGCCGGAAAAAGCGGCATTGAAATTTTTTTGCGGCACGGATTTGCGCCGTCAAATAAATTCCAGCGTTTTTTTTACGAATCGCTTTACAGCCTCAGTATGCGCTATCTTCGTCCCGCTTATTCGCTTTTTTATGAGGCGACAAAGCCGCGGGTCGTTTTGCGCGTATTGGCCTTTTTGCTTGCGCGGCGAAACCGTGCATATATGGAAGAGCTCATACGGTCTTTAGACATTACCGAAATCGTGTGTTTTCATTTTGCCGTTACGCCGATAATCGTTGCCGCGCTCAAATCGCTGCATAAAAAACTTCCGCTTACGGTAATCGTAACCGACCCCTTTACCGCGCACCCTGCGTGGTTTTTGTACGGCGAATACGATTTTGTGGACGTGCGCTATGTTGTGTTTTCCGAACAAATGAAACTACAGGCGCACAAAACATACGGGATCCGTTCATGCCGCGTTTTTCCCTTTATTACGGCACCGGACTTTTTTGCCCGCCGCGCCGTTCCGGCCGACGCCCCGGCTTACGATCGCGCCTGCACAGGCGGAGGCGGCAATGCCGCCGTCGATGCGGCCGCCGGTATTGCGGAAGCAACCGGTATTGCGGATTCGGCCGATGCGCACGCTTTTAAAGTATTGATTTCAGGCGGCGGAGAAGGACTCTCTTGTGCCGAAAAGCTGGTGCGCCTTTTTATCCGCGATTTTATGCGCGGCACAAGGGACGGAAGCGTTCGCGTCGAAAAAAGCGGCGTCCGTGCCGGGCGTGTCGAACTTTCCGTTGTCTGCGGCCGCAACCGCCCGCAAAAACGCAGACTCGACGCACTGCATGCAAAATATCTAGATTTTCCGCTCCGCATTTACGGCTTTGTAGACAATATGAGCGAATTGCTCCTTGAGGCCGACTGTCATATTTCAAAAGCGGGTGCGTCGACGGTATTTGAAGCGCAGGCGGCCGCCAAACCTCTTATTCTCACCGATTATGTGCACGGTCAAGAACTCGGGAACGTCCGCTATGTCGTGCAAACGGGGCGCGGCCGCTTTATCCGAAAAAGTTCCGACGTATTGGCGGCGGTTTACGATCTTGCGCGAACATCTCAAACGGACATTCCGGCAGCGGATCGCACAAGCGGCCGAAAGTCCCTTGCCGGCGGCATAAGGGGCAGGATCGACGATACTGTCGGCACGCGTATTGAAGCGGTCGGCGGTGGGGCGGCGGACCAAAGCCGACCGTCCCTTGCCGATTTTATTTTACATACGGCATGTAGTCGCCGTAGCCTTCTTTTTCCATATCCGCATACGGAATAA
- a CDS encoding PfkB family carbohydrate kinase: MKDVLVIGSTVADVVIHIEELPQESQAVHISSQTIQLGGCAYNVSAALARAGVPYTLCSPVGTGIYGDFVRKSLKEKNIPIFADIKDFDNGCCYCLIDKTGERTFMSRHGAEYVFYSERMNDVDLARADSVYVCGLEIEEPSGEDLVRWLENTFEPGSVGRHAVKKRLYFAPSPRICRIPLERMERVFALNPILHLNKEEALSFTGEADAELAAKSLFNATKNAVVITLGKDGALCRESEDLCYTVPVPLLQTRSENTNGAGDAHMGALIAAIKKGKPLNEAVKDANEAACALVCAN, translated from the coding sequence ATGAAAGATGTTTTGGTTATCGGCTCGACGGTTGCCGATGTCGTCATTCACATAGAAGAACTCCCTCAAGAATCGCAGGCCGTACACATTTCGAGCCAAACGATTCAGCTCGGCGGCTGCGCTTACAATGTTTCGGCAGCCCTTGCGCGTGCAGGCGTTCCGTACACGCTGTGTTCTCCCGTCGGCACGGGCATATACGGCGATTTTGTACGCAAATCACTTAAAGAAAAAAATATTCCGATTTTCGCCGACATAAAAGACTTTGATAACGGCTGCTGCTATTGTCTTATCGATAAAACGGGCGAAAGGACTTTTATGTCGCGGCACGGTGCCGAATATGTGTTTTATTCTGAACGGATGAATGATGTCGACCTTGCCCGCGCGGACAGCGTTTATGTGTGCGGCCTTGAAATTGAAGAACCGTCCGGAGAAGATTTGGTACGCTGGCTTGAAAATACGTTTGAACCGGGAAGCGTCGGCCGTCATGCCGTAAAAAAGCGGCTGTATTTTGCACCGAGTCCGCGCATATGCCGCATTCCTTTGGAACGCATGGAACGCGTTTTTGCGCTCAATCCGATTTTACACCTGAATAAAGAAGAAGCCCTGTCGTTTACGGGCGAAGCCGATGCCGAGCTTGCCGCAAAAAGCCTTTTTAACGCGACGAAAAACGCCGTCGTCATTACGCTCGGGAAAGACGGCGCTTTGTGCCGCGAAAGCGAAGACCTGTGTTATACGGTTCCCGTTCCGTTATTGCAAACGCGCTCGGAAAACACGAACGGCGCGGGAGACGCTCACATGGGCGCCCTTATCGCGGCAATCAAAAAAGGAAAACCGCTGAACGAAGCCGTAAAAGACGCGAACGAAGCGGCCTGCGCCCTCGTGTGCGCGAACTGA
- a CDS encoding type III pantothenate kinase, whose translation MLLVFDIGNTNIVAAVFDGERIAYQWRLYSDTKRTADEYTSVMRSFFRDAKVPESEIDSAVLSSVVPLLTGPFISVAVNLIGKKPLIVAPPLFDKLPVKIPESAVHQIGSDIVCNAVEAYCRFRGPCIVVDFGTALTFTAIDAQGAIQGVAIAPGLGTALRSLFNNTAQLPSVPLESPPDALGTNTIHSIQAGIVLGYKGLTESLTARIKSDLCKKTGCNSASIRVIATGGLNSVIKPITDTLESVDKALTLKGLRRIAAVCKLA comes from the coding sequence TTGCTTTTGGTTTTTGATATCGGAAATACAAACATCGTTGCAGCCGTTTTCGACGGCGAACGTATCGCCTATCAGTGGCGTCTTTACAGCGACACCAAGCGCACGGCAGACGAATATACGTCCGTTATGCGCTCATTTTTCCGCGATGCGAAGGTTCCCGAAAGCGAAATCGATTCGGCGGTTCTCAGTTCCGTCGTGCCTTTACTGACCGGTCCCTTTATCAGCGTTGCCGTCAATTTAATCGGTAAAAAACCGCTCATAGTTGCGCCGCCCCTTTTCGACAAACTGCCGGTAAAAATTCCCGAAAGCGCCGTACATCAAATCGGAAGCGACATTGTATGCAACGCGGTCGAAGCGTATTGCCGTTTCCGCGGCCCCTGCATCGTCGTCGATTTCGGAACGGCGCTGACTTTTACGGCGATCGATGCTCAAGGCGCCATACAGGGAGTTGCAATCGCTCCCGGATTGGGAACGGCTTTGCGCTCGCTTTTTAACAATACCGCCCAGCTTCCGTCCGTTCCGCTCGAATCTCCGCCCGATGCCTTGGGAACAAATACGATTCATTCGATTCAGGCGGGAATCGTGCTGGGCTACAAGGGCTTAACCGAATCGTTAACCGCGCGGATAAAATCGGATTTGTGCAAAAAGACCGGCTGCAATTCCGCCTCTATCAGGGTTATCGCCACAGGCGGCCTCAACAGTGTTATAAAACCCATAACCGATACCCTCGAAAGCGTCGATAAAGCGCTTACGCTTAAAGGCTTGCGCCGCATTGCCGCCGTCTGTAAGCTTGCTTAA